GGCGGCCCAGTCCTCGCTGGACTTCGACTCCTTCGAATGGCTGCGGCAGGCCGCGCTGGCGGATGCCGTGGCCTGGGATCGCGAGTTCGGGCAGGTGCGCGATGTGTCCCAGCTCGGGGTGGAGCGCAATCTGCTGCGGTACCGTCCGGTGGCCGTCTCGGCGCGGGCGACGGCGGATGCGGGGCTGCACGAGGTGCTGAGGGTGGTGCTGGCCGGCATCCGCTCCGGTGCGGACTTCTTCGTCTCGGTGCCCGACGGCGTGCCCGCCGGAGTGCGGGCGGAGCTCGGTGCGCTGGGTGTGCCCGTGTCTGTGGAGAGCGATGCGGAGTGGATCGAGCGGATGCAGAGCCGCGGCGAGCCTGCGGAGGGCGCCGTGCGTCCGGGGCGGGTGCGCCTGATCGGCGGGCGGGATGCGGTGGCCGAGCTGCACCGCACGCTGGCAGAGGCCGTGGACGGCGACCCCGACCTGGCCGTCTACGACGATGAGGTGACCTCGGCGGGGCGTCTGGAGCTGCTGCCGTTCGTGCACGAGCAGGCCATCTCGATCACCGCGCACCGCTACGGCAACCCCGACCCCTGGAGTGCCGAGGTCATCTGACTCTCACTCAGGTCGCAATGGTTGTCGCTGCGGTCGCGTCTGGGCGGCAACCATTGCGACCTGGACCGTAGGAGCCACCGAATCCGACGGATGAGCCTGCGGCCTGACGCGATTTTCGGTGGGTTGCTGGCATCGCGGACGTCCGGATGCAAAAATATAGCTGGCGTGCCTGTGTCGCATCTTCCCCGCCTCGGTGTGGGTCGAACTTCCGCCGGGCCCCTGGACAGCGTCCGCCGCACCTTCCCAGAGGAGCACACACATGTCCACGCCTCAGACCGCGACCCTTCGACAGGCCGAGGGGACCCGCAAGGCCCACCACCGCCGCTACCTGATGTGCCGGCCCGAGTACTTCACGGTCGACTACACGATCAACCCGTGGATGGACCCGGCCGCGCCCACCGACACCGCCAAGGCCGTCGCGCAGTGGCAGAAGCTGCACGACCTGTACCTGGAGCTCGGTCACGAGGTCGAGCTGATCGAGCCGCTGCCCGGCTACCCCGACATGGTGTACACCGCCAACGGCGGATTCACGATCGACGGCAGGGCGTACGTTCCGGAGTTCTACTTCGAACAGCGCCAGGGCGAGTCGCCGGCCTTCGCCGAGTGGTTCCGCGAGCACGGCTTCGACACCGTGCTGCCGAAGGAGGTCAACGAGGGCGAGGGCGACTTCCTGCTCGCCGGTGACGTGATCCTGGCGGGCACCGGTTTCCGCTCCGCCGGCGACAGCCACCGCGAGGTGCACGAGATCTTCGACCGCGAGGTGGTGTCGCTGACCCTCGTCGACCCGCGCTTCTACCACCTCGACACCGCGCTCACCGTGCTCGACCCGGTGCAGGGCGTGCAGAACGGCGGCCCGGAGCACGCCAACATCGCCTACCTGCCGAACGCCTTCGACGAGGCCTCCCAGAAGATCCTGCGGGAGCGCTTCCCCGACGCGATCCTCGTCGCCGACGAGGACGGTGCCGTGTTCGGTTTGAACTCGGCATCCGACGGGTACAACGTGATCATCTCACCGCGCGCGACGGGCTTCGAGAAGCAGCGCGCGAGCGCGGCTACAACCCGATCACGGTCGACCTCTCCGAGCTGCTGCTCGGCGGCGGCGGCATCAAGTGCTGCACGCTGGAGCTGCGCGGCGCCTGACGCTCGCCCCCATCCGCCGAGACTTCCTCTCCAGCATCAGACTTGCCGCATGCGCGCGTGTCTCGTGCCCGAGGGGAAGTCTCGCGCCTGAGGGGAAGTCTCGCGTCTGAGGGGAAGTCTCGTGCCCGAGGGGAAGTCTCGCGTCTGAGAGGAAGTCTCGCACCCAGCGCCAGCATGAGCGAGCGCGGATGCCGTGCCACCGGTCAGTCCGACTTCCGGTGGGGCAGCCGGATCGGCGTCGTGGCGGCGGTCCGATCGTTGAACAGCGACGGGTCCATCGCCTGCACCACTGACAGCGGCCGGGTCTCGTCGAGCGTGAGCATGAACCGGGTGCGCTCGGCACGGTGCAGACGGCCCGACCACAGCATCCAGCCGACGCCGATCGCACTCGCCAGCAGCCCCGCCACACCGCCGACGGTGATGGCCATGCGCGGGCCGAACATGTCGGCCACCCAGCCGGCGATCGGGGCGCCGATCGGGGTGGAGCCCATCAGCACCGCCATGTACAGCGCCATCACGCGTCCACGCACCCCGGCATCCGTCGTGGTCTGCACGTAGCCGTTCGCGGTGGTCAGCATCGTCACCGTCGAGAACCCGACGAAGATCAGCACGACGGCGTAGCTCCAGTAGGAGGGCATCAGCGCGGAGATCACGGATGCTGCGCCGAACCCCGCTGCGGATGCGATGATCACCCGTACCCGCGCGCGATCGCGGCGGGCGGCGAGCAGCGCACCGGCCAGCGAGCCGATGGCCAGCACCGAGCTGAGCAGGCCGTAGCCGTCGGCGCCCTGATGGAACTCCAGTGCCATCGTCGACGCGAAGATCGGGAAGTTCATCCCGAAGGCGCCGACGAGGAACACCATCACGAACACGACCATCAGGTCGGGACGGTGGATCACATAGCGGAATCCGCCGGCGAGACCGCCGCCGTGCTTGCCGCTCTTCACGCGCGGCATGAGCTCGTTCTTGCGGATCAGCAGCAGGGCGATCAGCATCGCCAGGAAGGTGACCGCGTTGGCGATGAACACCCATCCCGAGCCCATCACCACGATCAGCACACCGCCGACGGCGGGGCCGATCAGGCGGGCCATGTTGAAGGATGCCGAGTTCAGCGCGACGGCGTTCGAGGTGTCCTCCATGCTCACCATGTCGGAGACGAACGCCTGCCGGGCGGGCGCATCGAAGGCGTTGGTGATGCCGAAGGCGGCGGCGAAGCCGAACATCATCGGCAGCGTCATGATGCCGGTCAGCAGCATCACGGCCACGCCGACGGCCAGGACCATCAGTGTGGACTGCGTGGTGAGCAGGATCTTGCGGCGGTCGAACCGGTCGGCGACCCATCCGGTCAGCCCCACCAGCACCAGCGGCGGCCCGAACTGCAGGGCCATGGTCGCTCCCATGGCCGTGGCGTCGTTGTTCGTCAGCTCGGTGAGCACCACCCAGTCCTGCGCGGTGGCCTGCATCCAGCCGCCGATGTTCGAGATGACGGCGCCGAGGAACCAGGTGCGGTAGTTGAACGTCGCGAAGGAGCGGAACATGGCGTTCATGCGTCGGCCACCTTCTTGAGCACCGCTGCGGCCTCGCGCAGCACCTGCAGCTCATGGTCGTCGAGATCGAGGCCGACGATCATGTTCGCCAGCACCTCGTCGCGGCGCCGGATGGTCGCCGCGACGACCTCCCTGCCCTGCTCGGTGATCTCCACGTGTACGCGTCGGCGATCGTCCTCGTCGGGGACGCGCACCACCAGCCCGAGCTCGGCCAGTCCGTTCACCGTCGCGCTCATGGTCGGGGCGGTCACCCGCTCCCGCTCTGCGAGCCGTGAGAGCGTCTGCCGGCCGTGGGCGCGGAGTGTGCCGAGGGTTGCGAGTTGCGCGTCGGTGGTCGCGTCCGTCGCGCGTACGCAGCGCAAGCGTCTGGTGAGCCGGAAGAGGGCGTAGCGGAGTTCGGATGCGGTGGCGGAGAAGTCTTCGGTCATTACTTAGATAGTCTAACTAAACATCCCCGCCCCGGCGGAATGAAAATTTTATTCACATTCTTGGATTTTGCCGCCTTGGTGCGAAAATGGTTCTCGTGCCCCTTGAGTTCGAACTCGCCGTCCAGAATCCCGCCGGCATGCGCATCGCCCGCGACCTGGGCGCCGCGCGCGTGGAACTCGCGCAGGCGCTCGCACTGGGCGGGCTCACCCCCTCGCGCGGGACGCTGCGGAGCGTTCTCGATGCTGCCGGCGAGTCGGGGCCGGAGGTGCACGTCCTGATCCGTCCTCGAGCGGGCGGCTTCCACTACGGCCGCGACGCTCTCGAGGTGATGATCCACGATGTGCGCGACGTGCTGGCCGCAGGCGCCCACGGCGTGGTGGTCGGATGCCAGGACGGCTCGGGAGCGCTCGATCGAGACGCCCTGGCGCGAATCGTCGACGCCGCGGACGGTGCCTCCGTCTCGCTGCACCGCGTGATCGATGTGACCCCCGACCCCCTCGCTTCGCTGCGGATCGCCCGCGACCTCGGCCTGCGACGTGTGCTGACCTCGGGCTGCGCTTCGCGCGCTGCCGACGGCATCGACACGCTCCGCGAGCTGGTGGCGGAGGCCGACGGCCGTATCGAGGTGATGGCCGGCGGCGGCATCGACGCATCCAGTGCCGTGGCCGTGATCGCGACAGGCGTCGACGCCGTGCACTTCTCCGCGAAGCGCACGATCGTCTCGGACGGCGCCGTGCGGATGGGATCAGCCAGCGATGGCGTCGGCGCCCATGAGGTCACCGACCGTGACACCGCTCACGCGATCGTCGCCGCGCTGAGGCAGTCGGCCTCGTCCGCGGCCTGATCCCCGTCCGCAACCTGATCCCCGGCCGATCGTGCCGGGCTGAGTGCGGCTGGCACACCCTACGCGCGTCGTCCCCGCAACGCCAGCCTCTCGCGGCGTCTCGCTCCCGCTGAGATCGTGACATCAGCGGAAGGAGAGTGACATGACCGCTGGTGAGCACGAACTGATCGCCCTCGGCGACAGCGACCGGACCGTGGCGAAGGACGACGACATCCGCGGACGCACCGTCATCGACGTCGGCGGTGAGGAGATCGGGAAGATCGACGATCTGCTCATCGACGCCGAGGAGCAGAAGGTGCGCTTCCTCATCGTCGCGTCGGGCGGGTTCCTCGGCATCGGGGAGCAGAAGTCGTACATCCCCGTCGATGCCGTCGCCTCCGTCGACGACGATCGGGTGCGGATCGACCAGAGCCGGGAGCGGTTGCGCTCCGCTCCGGTGTACGACCCCGATCTGATCAACGACGTTGCCTACAACGAGGATGTGTTCGCCTTCTACGGCCTCGAGCCGTTCTGGTCGGCCGGGTACACGTATCCGACGTACCCGTTCTACCGCTGACCGGCCCCGAGCCGCCGGATGCCGGATCACGGCCGATGTCGTCATGATCTCCACGCGATCCCCGGCATCCGTAGACTCAGGACATGGTCGCGATGAGAACAGCGGAGTTCACGGACGCCCACGGGGTCGCCATCGTCTACGACGTGCACGAGGCGTCGGGCGAGGCGCGCGGTGTCGTGCAGCTGCTGCACGGCGTCGGCGAGCACGCCGGCCGGTACGGGGCGCTGATCGAAGCGCTCACCGGAGCAGGCTTCCACGTCTACGCCGATGACCACCGCGGACACGGGCGCACCGGCATCCGGCAGTGGGGCGGCCCCGCCAAACTGGGGCACCTCGGTCGCGGCGGCATGCGCGCCGCCGTCGACGGATGCTGGCAGCTGACCGGCATCATCCACGAGGAGCACCCCGATCTGCCGTTGGTGCTGCTCGGCCACTCGTGGGGGTCGTTCCTCGCGCAGATGCTGTTCGATCAGCATCCGGACGCCTACGATGCCGTCGTGCTCAGCGGATCGGCGTACCGCACCCCGACCGACCTCAACGCCGCGCCGTTGAACGCGCGGTGGAAGGGCCCGGACGCCGACGGGCTGGAGTGGCTCTCGCGCGACCCGGCGGTGTGGCAGGCGTTCCACGATGATCCCCTGACGGTGGAGACGCCGCTGCTGAAGCTGTTCGGGCCGATCGAGGCGGCACGGCTCTACGGGCGCCCGCGCAGGGATCTCGGCCACGATGTGCCGCTGCTGCTGCTCGTCGGCCGCGACGACCCGGTGGGCGGCCCGCGCAGCGTGCACAAGCTCGCGGATGCCTACCGCAGCCGGTCGGGTCTGAGCGATGTGACCACGCTGGTGTACCCGGATGCCAGGCATGAGATCTTCAACGAGCTGCAGGCCGCCGACGTGCGCGCCGATCTGCTCGCGTGGCTGGACAAGCGGGTGCCTGCGCGGGGGTGAGGGCATCGCCCGGAGCGCGGACGAACGGCGCGGCTTGCTGGAGCCGTGCATGGTGAGTACAAGGTTCCCGGTGGCAAGCTCGTCGTCGTCGATCTCGAGGTGGAAGACGGTCTGATCCGCGACTTCCGCCTGGCGGGCGACTTCTTCCTCGAGCCGGACACGGCTCTCGAGGCGATCAACGCGGCGGTCGAGGGGATGCCGGTGGAGACCGACGCGTCGACGATCGCCGCAGCCGTTCGCGCGGCACTGCCCGATGGCGCACAGCTGCTGGGATTCTCGCCCGACGCGGTCGGCACCGTCGTGCGTCGCGCCCTGGTGACCGCTCCCGGATGGCGCGACTTCGACTGGGAGATCGTGCACGAGAAGGCTGTCTCGCCGCGGATGAACCTGGCCCTCGACGAGGTGCTCACCGCTCGGGTGGGCGAGGGGCGACGCCGCCCGACCCTGCGCATCTGGGAGTGGGACGAATCGGCCGTCGTGATCGGGTCGTTCCAGTCGTACCGCAACGAGATCGACCCGGAGGGGGCGGCGAAGCACGGCTTCGACGTCGTGCGGCGCATCTCCGGCGGCGGCGCGATGATGATGGCCGCCGGCCAGATCATCACCTACTCGCTGTACGTGCCGGCCTCCCTCGTGCAGGGCATGACCTTCGTCGACTCGTACGCCTTCCTCGATGACTGGGTGCTGCAGGCGCTGCGCTCGATCGGGATCGAGGCCACCTATCAGCCGCTGAACGACATCGCCTCGCCCACCGGCAAGATCGGCGGCGCGGCCCAGAAGCGGCTCGCCAATGGCGGGGTGCTGCACCACGCCACCATCTCGTACGACATCGATGGTCAGACCATGACTGAGGTGCTGCGCATCGGGCGCGAGAAGCTCAGCGACAAGGGCACCACCTCGGCCGCCAAGCGCGTCGACCCGCTGCGCACGCAGACCGGCATGGAGAGAGCCGAGATCATCGAGCGCTTCAAGGAGACCTTCCGCTCGCTCACCGGGGCTGAGGACGGGGCGATCACCGCCGACGAGTACGCGGATGCCGAGGCGCTGGTCGAATCGAAGTTCTCGACCGACGCGTGGCTGCATCGGGTGCCGTGAGCTCTTCTCCGGTCGTTGAGCGAGCGAAGCGAGACGAAACGCCGGGTGCCGTCGAGATCATCGAGGGCGACAACCTCGAGGTCGCGGCATCCCTGGCATCCGGATCCTTCACCCTCGTCTACCTGGACCCGCCGTTCAACACCGGCCGCACGCAGGAGCGGCAGGTGGTCACTGCGCGGCGCAGCGGCGCCGACGACGAACCCGCCGATGGTGAATCCGCACGCGAGGTGCGGCACGGCTTCCACGGGCACGCTTACGAGCGGGTGCGAGGGATGCTGCGCACCTACGACGACCGTTTCGACGACTACGGCGAGTTCCTCATGCCGCGACTGGAGGAGGCCTGGCGGCTGCTCTCCGACGACGGCACCCTGTACCTGCACCTGGACTACCGCGAGGCGCACTACGCCAAAGTGATGATGGATGCCGTGTTCGGACGGGACGCGTTCCTCAACGAGCTGATCTGGGCGTACGACTACGGGGCGAAGTCACGCAGCCGCTGGCCCACCAAGCACGACACGATCCTGGTGTACGTGAAGAATCCGCGGGAGTACTTCTTCGATTCGGATGCCGTGGATCGCGAGCCCTATATGGCGCCGGGGCTCGTGACGCCGGAGAAGGCCGCTCGAGGCAAGCTGCCCACCGACGTCTGGTGGCACACGATCGTGCCGACCTCCGGACGTGAGAAGACCGGCTACCCGACTCAGAAGCCCGAGGGCATCCTGCGCCGCATCGTGCAGGCATCATCCCGGCCGGGCGACCGCGTGCTGGACCTGTTCGCCGGATCCGGGACGACCGGTGCCGTGGCATCCGCCCTGGGTCGCGACGCGGTGCTGGTCGACTCGAGTCCCGAGGCCGTCAGAGTGATGCGCGAGCGGATGCCGCACGCGAGTGTGCGCATGCCCCAGCGCCCGACCCCAGGACATCTTGCACGCGACAGTTCTGAGCTAGATGCGTGACGAGATCTCCGTGCTTCCCTCGCGCCGACAGTGACAGGACAACATCTTCGATCGCTCCAACCAGTGTTGCCGTTTAGCGACCACTGCCGAGCAGAGTGTCTGTTCCTGCCCGGGTTCAACGACGCCGACCACGCCCGATCAAGCAACCGATGGAAAATCGAGGCTAGACGATGATCGGGCGCAATATCCTGTTGAACCGTGCTGCATCCTGTTAGCCGTCGGAATTTGTCAAGGCGGATGAGGCCGGTGGGTGTTGGGCGGCGAGTTGAATCTCGTCGGTGGGTGGCTGGTTGATCCATGCTGTGGGGTCGCGGTCGAGGATCTTCGGTCGTGGTGTCACGCGGCTGGTGAAGCGTTCGGGGTGGGCGCGGCGTGTAGCATCGAGCGCGGCGTCACGGTCACGGTCGATGGCATCAGCCAGCCCGTAGTGGACGTCCGCGGGGGTGTGCATGCCGATCCCGGTATGCCGGTGGTGGTGGTTGTAGGCATTGACGAACTCGCCCAAGAACTGCCGGGCGTGGCCGAGCGAGCTGAACCGGTCGGGAAAGACGGGCAGGTACTTCATCGTCTTGAACAGTGCTTCGGAGTAGGGGTTGTCGTTGGAGACGTGGGGGCGGGATCGTGACCGGACGATGCCGACGTCGGCGAGCAGGATCCTGACCGTCTTCGAGGTCATCGATGGGCCGCCGTCGGAGTGCACGACCTCGGGGGTGCCGTGGAGCCCGGACGCGTCGATCATCATCTCTTTGGCGAGGAGGCCGTCCTCGCAGGAGTGCACGATCGCGCCGACGATGTACCGCGAGAAGATGTCGATCATCACGTAGGCGTCGTAGTAGACACCACGGGCAGGTCCCGCGAGTTTCGTGATGTCCCACGAGTAGACCTGCCCCGCCGCTGTGGCGATCAGCTCGGGCACCTTCCGCGGCGGGTGCGTGGCCAGTCGGCGCCGCTCGCGGACCTGCATGTTCTCCCGCAGCACCCGATACATCGTCGCGACCGAGCCGACGTACTGGCCGCGTTCGAGGAGGATCGCGTAGACCTGCAACGGCGGCTTGTCGACGAACTCGTCACTGCTCAACGTCGCCAACACGAGCGCACGCTCGCCATCGATGAGCTTGTGCGCCGGCACCGGACGCGCCGCCGGTTCTGGTTCGGGGCGGCCGGCTCGTGCGGCCTGGCGGGCAGCAGTTACCCGAGGCACCCCGGTCAGCGACGACGCGTCACGGGTCGGTATCCCTGCACCGATCAACGCGGTATACGTGCCCATCAGCGCTTCGGCCGCTTCGGGTTGGTGTCCGCGCTCTCGGAGATCTGCTCCAAGAGCGCGTGTGCTTTTCCCATGATCTCCAACGCGGTCCGCGCCATCGACAGCTCCGCCTCGGCCTTACGCAGCTGCGCCTTCAACCGGGCGTTCTCCGCTTGCGCTGCGGATGGGCGCCCGACCGCTTGTCCGGGCTGCTTTCCCTCGAGCAGGCCCGCATCGCGCTGCTTGCGCCACTCCGAGATCAGCGAGGAGTACAAGCCCTGACGGCGCAGGAACGCGGCGCCCTGGCCGGTCTCACACGCGGTCTCGTACTCGGACAAGTACTTCAGCTTCTGCGCGGGCGTGAACGAGCGACGGCGCGTCGGCCCGTCAGGATTCGCAGGTGCACTCACGACTCCATCATCGGACGACAGCAGCACGACGGGGGAACTCAAACTCATCAGTAATCGGTGATCCTTCACCTCGCCCTGCAGGCGGACTTGCTGTGAACCCGTGGACTCACCCAACCCTGACACGCAGGGCGTGCTGCGCACTCCATGAACGACATGTTTACCCGTCGTTCAGAAATTTGGCACGCGCTCTCCCGGACGTCCGAAACTGAGCCTTGACGCGCACTGATAAATGTGCTGAGATCAGGCCAAAGGTGGGGTCTAAAGCGAGTTTCGGAGGGCATCTTGCGTTTCAGGCGATGGGCGGTAACTGCGGGTTCGATTGCTGCAGTGATTATTTCAATAGGCGGATTGGGTCCGGCTTATGCCTCAGCGGCTCTCGTGGATTGCGGGCAGCGTCCCGACGTTCAAATCGAGTCACTAGAGTCGATTCCCAAATCGTGTGATTTGGGTGGGACGGACGTTCTTGTTCCAACTGCGTCAGGCACGGTTGAAATGACGATCCCGGAACCCGGATACACGGTTGTACGGTCAGCGTTGGGCAGTGAAATAGGTGAAGAGATTGCAGTCTACTCATCGCCCAACGGTGGCGTTGCCGCATCAGTGAATGACGTCATGATGGGTGAACCGGGTGCCGTGGCTGAGTTGATCGAACAGACGGAGGCCAGTGGGAGCATAGTCGGAACAAATGCTCCTACCAATTCGAAATGTAGTGCTACGGCACCGGGTTCCATTTCATATACCTGGAATAACGTAAATTCCTTCAAGAAAATGGCTTGGCGATGGAACGGTAGTGGGGCTCCGTCTGGTGCATTCGATCGCGTCAAGGCGGGGGCCGACACCGTCGAACAAGGCCGGTCAACTACCTGTGGCAATTTGTCAAATGGGTTCGACCTTATTTACGAGGGGACAACAACTCAGACGGCGTCGGTGAATTCTTCTGGAGGATGCACGAACCTTTCGTATCAGAGCACCATTTCGTTCGGTGACATCACGAATTCCGCGAATAACTGGCTCGCGATGACGTGCACCTATCTCTTATTGGGAACCCTCGTAGAGGCGGACATTAAGTTTGACACATCGAGCCGCGTATGGAACACCAATTCGTCTTCGTGTTCCGCCGGATACGACCTTCAAGGCGTGGCGACCCACGAATTCGGTCATGCGGTCGGGATGAACCATGTTGCCCAAAATTCTGGTCAAGTGATGGCGCCGTCGACCGGGACGTGCAATCTCTCCCAGCGCCAGTTGGGCCGTGGCGATCAGAATATCCTGAGGTCGAAATATGGCTCCTAACAAGCGAGAACGGCTTCGCACAGTGATCAGTGTGGTCGTTGCCGTTGTGGTCATCGTGGGCGTTGGCTGGCTTCTTGTGCAGATGCTGACTACGTCGATCGGGCAACCCGCAGGCTGAGCACTCCTGTGGTAGTCAGAAGACCTTGCTACGACGGAGTGTCGACAGCATTCGTTCGCCGACGTGTAGATTCCGCCAGGGTGACGTTGGTTCGGTTCTACGGCGCCACGCGGCGGTGGGCGGCAAACGCGTCGCGCAGCGCAGCGCGCACCAGCGAGACCGACTCGTCGGCGTGGGAGGATGTGCGCACCGCGGTGAACACTTCGCGCACGGGCGAGCCGGGCAGGTCGGCGACCGTCAGCGGACTGGGCTCATCGCCCCAGATCAGATCGGGCAGCATCCCGACGGCGTGACCGGATGCCACCAGTCGCACGTGCGTGGTCAGGTCGGCGGCCTCGAAGCGCACGTCGGGCTCGAATCCCGCCGCGCGGCACTGCTGAACGGCCCACTGCCGTGCCGCGGTGCCCTCCGGCTCCATCACCCAGGCGCGGTCGCGCAGGTCGGACAGCTGGGTCGGATGCTCCGACGGCGGCAGCACGATGCGGATCGGGTCCTCACCCAGCAGGTCGTGCTCCACGCCGTCGCGCTGCTCGCGCGTGTACCCCGGGTACTGCTCCGCGATCACCAGGTCGAAGCGGCGCGCCCACAGTTCGAAAAGGCTCTCCTCGGGCGGCAGCTCGGCCAGCTCCACGCGCAGCTCGGGCGCGCGTTCGGCGAGCGCGGTCAGGGCGGCCGGCACGATCGTCTCCGCCGCGGTGGGCATCGCCGACAGGCGCACCGGCTCCCACCCGGGGGTGTCGATGAGTTCCGCTCGCGCGGCCTCATCGAGCTCCAGCGCGCGCGCGGCGTGCTGCGCCAGCATCCGCCCCTGCGGTGTCAGCCGCACCCGTCTTCCGTCGGGTTCCAGCAGTGTCACGCCGGCCTCGCGCTCCAGCAGCGAGAGCTGCTGGGAGACCGTCGAGGGGGAGTAGGACAGGGATGCGGCGACCTCGGCGATCGTGCCGCGCAGCGCCAGCTCGTGCAGCAATCGCAGCCGTCTCAGTTCGAACATCGGGGCTCCTGTCTCTTCTTCATCGGGAACAGGAGATTCGTTCAGAACAGGACGGATGCCGAGAAATCGTCCTGTCCTCGCGAGATCTCCTGTCCTCGGTGGATCGCCATCGCAGACACGACGATTCTATCGAACATTATGCTTCATAAAACGTCGCTTTTCATAGTGAGTTCCGGGAGGCATCCTGAGAACATGACCACCCCTGTGCGCGCCACCGGCGCCGTTCTCTCCGACCTCACCGAACTGGCCGACGACGCCGTCGCGCTGGTCAAGAAGTGGCTGGTCGACAGCCGTGCCGTGCCGGTGGATGCCGCCGGTGAGCGCCTTGCCGGCGTGCTGCGCGACCCCAACGGCCTGGACTTCACCGTCGGCTTCGTCGACGGCGTCGTGCGCCCCGAGGACCTGAAGGTCGCCGCTGCCAAGCTCAAGGAGCTCGTGCCGCTGACCCCCGCGTTCCTGCCCGCGATCATGCGCGGCGCGATCGGCCTCGGCGGCGCCACCGCCGGCATGCTCCCCGGCATCGTGGTCCCCTCGGCGCGGGCCGTGCTGCGCCAGATGGTGCGCCACCTGATCGTCGACGCCCGTGATGAGAAGCTGGGCGCGGCGATCAAGCACATCCGCGAGACGCAGGGCGTGAAGCTCAACATCAACCTGCTCGGCGAGGCCATCCTCGGCAAGGACGAGGCCGAGCGCCGCCTGGAGGGTACCCGCCGTCTGCTGCTGCGCGACGACGTGGACTACGTCTCCATCAAGGTGTCCTCCACCGTCGCCCCGCACAGCCCGTGGGCCTTCGAGCAGGCCGTCGCCGAGGCATCCGAGGCACTGCACCCGCTGTACGAGATCGCCGCCCGCCCGGCGCGCGGGGCGAAGAAGTTCATCAACCTCGACATGGAGGAGTACAAGGACCTCGACCTCACGATCGCGGTCTTCACCAGCATCCTCGACCGTCCCGAGTTCCACGACCTCGAGGCCGGCATCGTGCTGCAGGCCTACCTGCCTGACGCCCTCTCCGCCATGATGCGTCTGCAGGAGTGGGCCGCGAAGCGCGTCGCCGACGGCGGT
Above is a window of Microbacterium suwonense DNA encoding:
- a CDS encoding PRC-barrel domain-containing protein, producing the protein MTAGEHELIALGDSDRTVAKDDDIRGRTVIDVGGEEIGKIDDLLIDAEEQKVRFLIVASGGFLGIGEQKSYIPVDAVASVDDDRVRIDQSRERLRSAPVYDPDLINDVAYNEDVFAFYGLEPFWSAGYTYPTYPFYR
- a CDS encoding MarR family winged helix-turn-helix transcriptional regulator yields the protein MTEDFSATASELRYALFRLTRRLRCVRATDATTDAQLATLGTLRAHGRQTLSRLAERERVTAPTMSATVNGLAELGLVVRVPDEDDRRRVHVEITEQGREVVAATIRRRDEVLANMIVGLDLDDHELQVLREAAAVLKKVADA
- a CDS encoding lipoyl protein ligase domain-containing protein, yielding MHGEYKVPGGKLVVVDLEVEDGLIRDFRLAGDFFLEPDTALEAINAAVEGMPVETDASTIAAAVRAALPDGAQLLGFSPDAVGTVVRRALVTAPGWRDFDWEIVHEKAVSPRMNLALDEVLTARVGEGRRRPTLRIWEWDESAVVIGSFQSYRNEIDPEGAAKHGFDVVRRISGGGAMMMAAGQIITYSLYVPASLVQGMTFVDSYAFLDDWVLQALRSIGIEATYQPLNDIASPTGKIGGAAQKRLANGGVLHHATISYDIDGQTMTEVLRIGREKLSDKGTTSAAKRVDPLRTQTGMERAEIIERFKETFRSLTGAEDGAITADEYADAEALVESKFSTDAWLHRVP
- a CDS encoding copper homeostasis protein CutC, which produces MPLEFELAVQNPAGMRIARDLGAARVELAQALALGGLTPSRGTLRSVLDAAGESGPEVHVLIRPRAGGFHYGRDALEVMIHDVRDVLAAGAHGVVVGCQDGSGALDRDALARIVDAADGASVSLHRVIDVTPDPLASLRIARDLGLRRVLTSGCASRAADGIDTLRELVAEADGRIEVMAGGGIDASSAVAVIATGVDAVHFSAKRTIVSDGAVRMGSASDGVGAHEVTDRDTAHAIVAALRQSASSAA
- a CDS encoding MFS transporter; amino-acid sequence: MFRSFATFNYRTWFLGAVISNIGGWMQATAQDWVVLTELTNNDATAMGATMALQFGPPLVLVGLTGWVADRFDRRKILLTTQSTLMVLAVGVAVMLLTGIMTLPMMFGFAAAFGITNAFDAPARQAFVSDMVSMEDTSNAVALNSASFNMARLIGPAVGGVLIVVMGSGWVFIANAVTFLAMLIALLLIRKNELMPRVKSGKHGGGLAGGFRYVIHRPDLMVVFVMVFLVGAFGMNFPIFASTMALEFHQGADGYGLLSSVLAIGSLAGALLAARRDRARVRVIIASAAGFGAASVISALMPSYWSYAVVLIFVGFSTVTMLTTANGYVQTTTDAGVRGRVMALYMAVLMGSTPIGAPIAGWVADMFGPRMAITVGGVAGLLASAIGVGWMLWSGRLHRAERTRFMLTLDETRPLSVVQAMDPSLFNDRTAATTPIRLPHRKSD
- a CDS encoding alpha/beta fold hydrolase; translation: MVAMRTAEFTDAHGVAIVYDVHEASGEARGVVQLLHGVGEHAGRYGALIEALTGAGFHVYADDHRGHGRTGIRQWGGPAKLGHLGRGGMRAAVDGCWQLTGIIHEEHPDLPLVLLGHSWGSFLAQMLFDQHPDAYDAVVLSGSAYRTPTDLNAAPLNARWKGPDADGLEWLSRDPAVWQAFHDDPLTVETPLLKLFGPIEAARLYGRPRRDLGHDVPLLLLVGRDDPVGGPRSVHKLADAYRSRSGLSDVTTLVYPDARHEIFNELQAADVRADLLAWLDKRVPARG
- a CDS encoding IS3 family transposase (programmed frameshift), which gives rise to MSLSSPVVLLSSDDGVVSAPANPDGPTRRRSFTPAQKLKYLSEYETACETGQGAAFLRRQGLYSSLISEWRKQRDAGLLEGKQPGQAVGRPSAAQAENARLKAQLRKAEAELSMARTALEIMGKGTRALGADLRERGHQPEAAEALMGTYTALIGAGIPTRDASSLTGVPRVTAARQAARAGRPEPEPAARPVPAHKLIDGERALVLATLSSDEFVDKPPLQVYAILLERGQYVGSVATMYRVLRENMQVRERRRLATHPPRKVPELIATAAGQVYSWDITKLAGPARGVYYDAYVMIDIFSRYIVGAIVHSCEDGLLAKEMMIDASGLHGTPEVVHSDGGPSMTSKTVRILLADVGIVRSRSRPHVSNDNPYSEALFKTMKYLPVFPDRFSSLGHARQFLGEFVNAYNHHHRHTGIGMHTPADVHYGLADAIDRDRDAALDATRRAHPERFTSRVTPRPKILDRDPTAWINQPPTDEIQLAAQHPPASSALTNSDG
- a CDS encoding DNA-methyltransferase; this translates as MSSSPVVERAKRDETPGAVEIIEGDNLEVAASLASGSFTLVYLDPPFNTGRTQERQVVTARRSGADDEPADGESAREVRHGFHGHAYERVRGMLRTYDDRFDDYGEFLMPRLEEAWRLLSDDGTLYLHLDYREAHYAKVMMDAVFGRDAFLNELIWAYDYGAKSRSRWPTKHDTILVYVKNPREYFFDSDAVDREPYMAPGLVTPEKAARGKLPTDVWWHTIVPTSGREKTGYPTQKPEGILRRIVQASSRPGDRVLDLFAGSGTTGAVASALGRDAVLVDSSPEAVRVMRERMPHASVRMPQRPTPGHLARDSSELDA